A genomic region of Denticeps clupeoides chromosome 9, fDenClu1.1, whole genome shotgun sequence contains the following coding sequences:
- the LOC114796764 gene encoding uncharacterized protein LOC114796764, with translation MSWILILLYFNILLLYCLPLAWSSEHHSLEFRFTVQQDLDRFNQTTVFDGETVFYCDDKGLRDEPRQDWVHQTFNTEDLEERRDFCSYQYREQVTRVEEIMKIITDTAGFVQRRRGCTGNRSEVTSFDKWRLNGDDFLTFNTTTQTWEPDSELAAPVASNWNQNSSWNLVDGEFSQNWCRKILHVFVEKKAAGRKHQETGFEVHILSKSVPGTPSRSLSCCVSGPDLSGVQVQFTKAGVVLDTGLQLTGPRPNMDGTVQMRLTAEIPASSTEEYRRHVKRDDVHTSVPWGQETEDIIKKVNRNRIKLSKSYTSFTL, from the exons ATGAGTtggattttaatattattatattttaatatattattattatattgccTGCCTCTCGCATGGAGCTCAG aacatCACAGTCTGGAGTTCCGGTTCACAGTACAGCAGGATCTGGACAGATTTAATCAGACGACTGTGTTTGACGGTGAAACCGTCTTTTATTGTGATGATAAAGGGCTGAGAGACGAACCCAGACAGGACTGGGTCCATCAAACATTCAATACTGAAGATCTGGAGGAAAGACGGGACTTCTGTAGTTATCAGTACCGGGAACAAGTAACACGAGTTGaggaaataatgaaaataatcacTGATACAGCAG GTTTTGTCCAGAGACGCCGCGGCTGCACTGgcaacaggtcagaggtcacaagtTTTGACAAATGGCGTCTAAATGGTGACGACTTTCTGACCTTCAACACCACGACCCAAACATGGGAACCTGATTCTGAACTGGCTGCTCCAGTAGCTTCAAACTGGAACCAGAACAGTTCCTGGAATCTTGTAGATGGTGAATTCAGCCAGAACTGGTGCAGAAAAATCCTTCATGTGTTTGTAGAGAAGAAAGCAGCAGGGAGGAAACATCAAGAAACAG gATTTGAAGTCCATATTTTGTCCAAGTCTGTCCCTGGAACTCCTTCTAGATCTTTAAGTTGCTGCGTATCAGGTCCAGACTTATCAGGGGTCCAGGTCCAGTTTACAAAAGCTGGTGTGGTGCTGGACACTGGACTACAACTAACTGGACCACGTCCCAATATGGACGGTACAGTTCAGATGAGGCTGACCGCTGAAATACCAGCCAGCAGCACAGAGGAATATCGGCGTCACGTCAAGAGGGACGACGTTCATACATCTGTCCCGTGGGGTCAGGAAACTGAAGATATTATAAAGAAAGTAAATAGAAACCGAATAAAATTATCTAAAAGTTACACATCCTTCACTTTATAG
- the LOC114797454 gene encoding zinc-binding protein A33-like, which translates to MASKSFSEEDLSCPVCCEIYKDPLVLSCSHSICKVCLQQFWESKGSRECPVCRRRSSKELPPLNLALKNLCESFSVEKIQRSSAGSEVLCSQHGEKLKLFCLEDQQLVCLVCRDSAKHRNHRFQPVDEAAVEFKENLKMKLKPLQETLKIFKDVKLTWNQTAEKIQIQTQHTERRIKEEFQKLHQFLHDEEAARIAALREEEEQKSQMMKEKMEKMSRAISSLSDTIRAVEEEMGAEDVSFLQNYRTTITRTQCRLEHPERLSGALIHVEKHLENLKFTVWEKMKKIIHTPVTLNPITAHPQLVLSEDLTSVRYSDERQKLPDNPERFDYNTAVLGSEGFNSGTHCWDVDVGGNTWWRLGVMTESAGRKGKVYRRSGIWYMDYYAGKYYARSTPNPATLLNVNRKLQKIRVTLDWDGGKLSFSDAVNNTHLHTLTHTFTERVFPHFFTACILSPLKILPVKVHVSVEHQS; encoded by the exons atggcttcAAAATCTTTCTCAGAAGAGGacctctcctgtcctgtgtgctgtgAAATCTACAAGGATCCTCTCGTCCTGTCCTGTAGCCACAGCATCTGTAAAGTTTGTCTGCAGCAGTTCTGGGAGAGTAAAGGATCTCGAGAATGTCCAGTCTGCAGGAGAAGGAGCTCAAAAGAACTTCCTCCTCTTAATCTTGCTTTAAAGAACCTGTGTGAGTCCTTCTCAGTAGAAAAGATCCAGAGATCTTCAGCAGGATCTGAGGTTCTCTGCAGTCAACACGGTGAGAAACTCAAACTCTTCTGTCTGGAGGAtcagcagcttgtgtgtttggtgtgtcgggattcagccaaacacagaaaccacagattCCAGCCTGTAGATGAAGCAGCAGTGGAATTTAAG gagaatctgaagatgaaaCTGAAGCCCCTACAGGAGACGCTGAAGATCTTTAAAGACGTTAAACTTACCTGGAATCAAACAGCAGAGaagattcaa atccagacccaacacacagagaggaggattaaggaggagtttcagaagcttcaccagtttctacacgatgaagaagcagccaggatagcagcactgagggaggaagaggagcagaagagtcagatgatgaaggagaagatggagaagatgagtagagcgatatcatctctttcagacacaatcagagccgtagaagaggagatgggagctgaagacgtctcattcctgcag AACTACAGAACCACCATTACAAG aacccagtgcagactggagcatccagagaggctttcaggagccctgatccatgtggagaaacacctggagaacctgaagttcacagtctgggagaagatgaagaagattattcaca CTCCTGTTACTCTGAATCCCATCACTGCTCACCCACAACTCgtcctgtctgaagatctgaccagTGTGAGATACAGTGATGAGAGACAGAAGCTTCCTGATAATCCAGAGAGATTTGATTACAACACAGCTGTTCTGGGATCTGAGGGCTTCAACTCAGGGACTCACTGCTGGGATGTTGATGTCGGGGGAAATACATGGTGGAGACTGGGTGTCATGACAGAATCTGCAGGGAGGAAGGGAAAAGTTTACAGGAGGAGTGGAATCTGGTATATGGATTATTATGCTGGTAAATATTATGCACGTTCTACACCGAATCCTGCGACTCTCCTCAATGttaacaggaagctgcagaagatcagagtgaCGCTGGATTGGGACGGAGGAAAGTTGTCGTTCTCTGAtgctgttaataacacacatctacacactctcacacacactttcactgagagAGTCTTTCCGCACTTTTTTACTGCCTGTATTCTCTCTCCTCTGAAGATcttaccagtgaaggttcatgtatcagtagaacatcagagctga